atatctttcctgctttgtcaaagattaattggccatacatttgtgggtccaattctgggttctctattctattccattggtctatgtgtctgtttttgtgccaataccataccgtcttgatgattacagctttgtaatagaggctaaagtctgggattatgatgcttcctgctttggttttctttttcaatattactttggctatttggggcttttgtggttccatacaaattttaggattgtttgttctagctttgagaagaatgtcgGTACAATTTTGTTGagatttcattgtattttattattactttaaaaaaatttaatgtttatttttgagacagagagagcatgagcaggggaggggcagagagagggagacacagaatctgaagcaggctccaggctctgagctgtcagcacggatcccgatgcggggcttgaactcacaaacggtgagatcatgacttgaactgaagtcagacgcttaactgactgagccacccaggcacctctgtattttattatttaaaaaaattttttttaagtttatttatttattttgtgtgtgagagagacagagggagcaggggaggggcagagagagagggagagagagagaatcccaagcaggctctgcaccatcagcacagagcccgatgtggggcttgaactcacgagccgtgagatatcatgacctgagcggaagacaagagtctcatgcttaaccaactgagccaccccggcaccccgcATTTACTCACTTCTAATGCTCATGGCTCTGCGGGTGGCCAGGGTGGATACCACTAAGAACCAAGTACGGCATAGTGGTTTCACCCAGGCCCTCAAACTGGGGACTTGTGCTCTCCTGTCCTGGCACATCCTGTGGCCCGTGCACTCCTCAGGGTCCCCACATTTCTGGCGGCTGAATGGCTTAAAGCCACCTGAGTGTGTATCTTGTGCGAGAAGAAAGCCCACGATCTTGTGAAAATGAAGACCTTAAATCTGTTCTTGTTTCTGTTCATCTGGGTCTGTCTGAAATGCAGCCAGAGGGACAGTGGCTGTGTGAGACCACTAGGTGGCGCCAGAGAGCTCTTTCCCCACAGCCTGCCAGACCAGCATCCTCACAGCATTGTGATTGAGTGAACACTTTTGGGTCCAGAACGTCGTCCTCCCTCTTATTGGCATGAATCCAGCCGTTTTAGGTAGTCAGAGGGGCTGAGAAACAGAAGGTAGCTGGAACCTTCCCAAATACATTCATCATGCACTAGGAAATTCAAAGGACCTGATGAAAAGCCCATTATGTTTTAGGAAAACGTCACTATCCCCAATAGCCAGAATATCCTTATGTGTAGCTTATAGGTACAACCTTTTcactgggtgatttttttttttaaaaaagctcttaaTTTCTACTGTGGTTGTCAACTATGTCTTCTTGAAATAGACATGCATCTATatgtgttatctttttattttattttttaatgtttagctgtttttgagagagcaagagacagaacatgagcaggggaggggcagagagagagagagagagagagagagagagggagagagagggagggagacacagaatctgaaatgggctccaggctctgagctgtcagcacagagcccaacgcggggctcgaactcacagactgtgagatcatgacctgagccgaagtcggccacttaaccgactgagccacgcaggcacccctgtattgtctttttaaaaaggagggagtGCGTGCACTCTTGGAGccctgctgccccccacccccaagtcagCCAGCACATATCCCAGTCTTGCCATGTGCTGGGTTGGAACATGTTGCCACAGATTataaggcattttctttttcaggcttcctttttttatttgtttcctttgcctccactCTCAGTCTagtttatttccttcattaattAAGTATAAAGGAAGATGAAACACATCCTTGATGCGATAGCACAGAAAATGCCACCTGAACACGAGACTCACGTAGCCAGAACCTTCCTCACGAGGATTTGGAGACACTCGACGAGGTACACTTTGGGATTGCAATCCCCTTACTTCTGTGGTGTGATGAAGTTGTCTGTTTTTTTGCTCTTGTTCATGGGGAAACTCCTGAAGTCAACACATTCCACATTTTGCCACCCATCTACTTTTCCTCCTTAATTATGAGTTGTCAGAACGTTTTTactttaacgtttatgtatttgtttttgagggaggcgcagagagagagagggagagagagagagaatcccaagcaggctccacactgtcagcgtggctGGAACAcaggaaccgtgaggtcacgacctgcgccgaaatcaagagtcagacacttaagtgactcggccactcaggcgccccgtgAGTTGTCAGAAGGTTTAAGTTATACATactcttcagatttctttaatCCTCTTTACTActgttttgagagagtgtgtgtgtgttagaacacacgagcagggcaagggcagaggaggagagagagtcccaagcaggctccacacccagcccagagcccatcgtggggctcaatctcatgacgctgggatcatgacctgagccgaagtcaagaatcagacgctgaactgactgagccacccaagcaccccgggTTTCTTTAATATGCTTTTAACATTAATATCCTTTAATGTCTTTGCCTGCCTGGAAGAATGTCTGCTCTCTGTCAAGCATCTAGAGAGGCTCAGTTTGAGCCTCTTGAGCTGCAGACTGGCCACAGTGAGCAAGTTCTGTCCCAAATTGGAGACGTGGAGACATGGAGACTGAGAGAAGCAGGTGCGTGGCTCTCCTCACACACCACCGTTCTCTTGGATGCTCTGTGAACATTTACATGGCAGCTGTAGGGATTTGCGACTGAACCTCCCTTATCATTCCCAGGCGGTGTagccaaaaaaagaataagcCACCGATGGGAGGGTGCGGACAGGGGCGCAGGAGCCCAGGAAGACGCTGCATACTGTGTTCACAAGTCCTCGCTGAACGGACTAGAGCTGTCGTTCTAGGGCATCATGAATTCACACAATGGGGACCCTTAGCTGACTTCACAGGCACTTGAGAGGCTCAGAGGAATGAATGCGCCTCTGCTAGTCTCAGTTAATGTCAAGATGTCTGCGTTTACTTAGTGAAGTGAGTAAATAGAAGTcatccagggacgcctgggggtcagtcggttaagcatctgactcttgattttggctcaggtcgtgatttcacggtgcaggagttggagccctgcaatgggctttgtgctcacagtgcagaacctgctcaggattctctctctctctctctctctctctctctctctctctctctctctgcccctcccctgctctctgtctctctctcaaaataaataaataaactttaaaaaaaaggaagtggtcTAAACTGTGTGTGACCCGGCTGAGCTGGGGACCCCCTGCACTTCTCTCCTCCTCAAGGAGGCTGACGGCTGTGTGCCTAGCTATGCTGAaacaggaaagacagaagagTCCTTCCGGGGTCCTACTGATGGCTGAGGCGAGGACAAGATTTATTTACCTGTTTAGAGCAAAAATTGAAGAATAAGGCTTAGTTCACATTTTGGAGCTCATGACTCTCACTCTGCCTTAGGATGGGTTCTGCATTAATAAAAGTTAACAATTTTTCATATCCAGATACCGTGGAAAGCCCCGGAAGCAATGCTATCAGTCACGCGGGAGTAGCTATAACATATTTCTGTGTCTCACTCCCGTCTTGGCACAGGGTTGTCCTTTATTTGCAATTCCTGAGTTGTCtgcgtttttttttgtttttttgtttttttcaggaagAATGAACTGAGCTGGAGGCCTCACTCCTGGCATGCCACCAAGTTCTCTGATAGCCACCCCGACACATCAGCATCTCCGTTCCCCTCTGCCAGCTCCTGTCCTTCCTGGCACGGCCGTCACCACCCCAGGTAGGCACTGTTTCCCACTGGGATGGATGGTGTTCGACATTCCACCAACGTCCATgacctcccagccctgccacaaCAGCACCTTTCTTGACTTCAgcgtgattttcttttcttttctttccttttcttttctttttttttttttttttttaatatttatctgtctttgagacagagagacaaagagtgagcagaggaggggcagagagagagagggagacacagaatctgaaggaggctccagactctgagcagtcagcatagagcccgatttggggcttgaattcatgaacggcgagatcatgacctgagtcaaagtcctatgcttaaccaactgagccacccaggcacccctctttttttttttaatttatttattttgagagagagagagagagacaccgtgccagtggtggaggagcagagagagaggaagacagagagaatcccaagcaggttctgcactgtcagcgcagagccccatgcaggtctCTAACTCACAAACGGTacaatcgtgacctgagctgaaatcaacagtcagaggctttttttctgatgaggaaaAGCTGCTGACACACCATTACCAGTAGAAATGTCTAAATTCTTCACTGGGTAGGTAGGTGTCCAAGCCTTGAAAAcaaaaactaggggcacctgggtggcccagttggttaagcatctgacttcggctcaggtcatgatctcgtggttcgcaaaccccatgtcaggctctatgctgacagctcagagcctggaacctgctttggattctgtgtctccctctctctcttcccccgcccctgcccacactttgtgtctctgtctctctctctctctctctctctctatgtctctctctctctctctctctcaaaaaaaaaaaaaaaaattaacattaaaaaaaaagaaaacaaaaactaaaacaccAAGGGCAAGGATGAACAAGTGTGCTTTCTCATTTATGTTGTTTAATAAATCAGGAGCTTGGGGACTTACCTTTTTGGGCTGAATCCCTTTGGGCCAGCCAGGTCGGTGGTCCTGAGCTGAGTGGGAGGGCTGTCCGTCCACCCATGTGCCTACAGCAACCACCCTTCTTCTGAGACTTTTATGTGCACATTAGAAGGCagaagcggggcgcctgggtggctcagttggttgagcctctgacttgggctcaggtcataatctcacggtccgtgagttcgagccccacgtcgggctctgtgctgacagctcggagcctggagcctacttgagattctgtccccctgtctcttgctgcccctcccccctcacactctgtctttctctgtctctcaaaaataaataaacattaaaaaatcttaagaaagagaagacaggctCTGCCTAAGGGTTCGGCAAGTGTATTCCAGCGAGGCTCCCAGGCCGTTCTCTTAAGCATCAacaccctctccccagcccccagggctcTCCTTATAGAGGAAATCAGGGCTTCACAGCCCACATGCCAGGGTGCCATCCAGCCTCGGGGGCCCAGGGGTGCTTTCCCACTGAGCAGGAGACCCAGATGCTGGGAGTTGTAGGTCAGTGGATGGAGGGGGAGTTCTGGGCTACCTGGAGTCCACATTTCAGGGCCAGAAGGGCTAATGTGTCAGGTAGGTGTGTGGCCACACCACAGGGGTGTTGGCTGGAGGAGGCCTCTCCTGGCCACCTTGGGTGAGTGGCCAGCGTCCTCACAAGTCTCATATTAAAAGGATGatggctctgtctccctctctcaaaataaataaataaacttaaaaaaatttttagagagcGGGGaggcgcctggctgcctcagtgggttgagcgtccgacttcggctcaggtcacgatctcatgcttcAAACCCAGCTTCGGGCTtctcgctgacagtgcagagcctgcttgggattgtctcttgtctccctctcaccctctctcaccccccacctcaaaataaagaagtaaacttaatattttttaagcagGGTGGCTTTGGGTGTGTGCGAGCCCATGtatgagtgtgtatatgtatgtatatgtacaggTGTATCTGTAAGTgtggtgtgtgcacatgtgtataagTGCATGCTTGCGCGTGTGTGCTtgaatgtatgtgtttgtgtatgtgagtgtgccTGCATATCTGTTATGGAAGGGCatttgtgcctgtgtgtgtagAGCTAACGTAACCATCTCAAAATCAGTTTTTGATCGTTAGTAAACACCGGTCTGCTACAAACTTCTGAAGTACTTCTGTGAAGGCAATACATCTCAGTGCATTGACCTGTTGAAAGTGACATGAGATGATGGTATTTGGAGTCCAGGGTATTTTTGAAAAACCACAGATTCTCAACTGAGTAGTAAAAGTTAAGTGAAAAGTGggccttttattttcattatcaaaGTGATGTAAAGTAATACGATTTCCATTAAGCCCATTTGGTGGTTTGTTGATGACAGAATCACGTTTGCTGCCCGCATGCGTGTGGGAATGGTGCTGGGCACTATTTATAGCTGCCCAGACCTCAAATGTTACAGAGAAATCACCTCCAGGGCACTGAGGGGAGGGTGCAGGAGAACCGCCTCCTGTTCTGTCTGAGAGGGGCACTGCTCTGTCCTTTTAGGAAAGGGTATACAAGCCAACGGTCCCCTGCCTTCAGGACAATGTCACTGTCCCCGGTAGCTGCCATATCCTCAGAACTTGTAGATGGAGCCCTTGTTGTGTGTTTTCGTTGGttctcttgttcatttgtttgttttataaatggtCAGTGATGTGCTTTTccaaatgtttgcttattttgagagagagagagagagcgagtgagcatacaagaacaggggaggggcagagagagagggagagacagaatcccagggaggctctgtgctgtcagcccagagcccgacttgtggctccaactcacaaaccctgagaccgtgacctgagccaacatcaagagtcggacgcttaacccactgagccacccaggcgccccttgtgttttgtttttgttttttttggagagtgggttgcaattttatttttatttattttttttcaatatatgaagtttattgtcaaattggtttccatacaacacccagtgctcatcccaacccttgtgtttgttttaagagtgatttcgggggcgcctgggtggcgcagtcggttaagcgtccgacttcagccaggtcacgatctcgcggtccgtgagttcgagccccgcgtcaggctctggcctgatggctcggagcctggagcctgtttctgattctgtgtctccctctctctctgcccctcccccgttcatgctctgtctctctctgtcccaaaaataaataaaaaacgttgaaaaaaaaaattaaaaaaaaaaaaaagagtgatttcGCCAGTTCGGTCTCCTGTGTCCTTGCCCTAATCAcacatttttcccattcatcCTGGTTCTCCCCAAACCTAAAGTCGCCAGGGTTGTggtagtttttcttgttttttgtttcttaccttGAAGCCTGAATGTTCCAGCTTTGTTGAACTTTAATGaaaacagtttttctctttttaaatgtttatttttgagaaagagagagagagagtaggggaataggtagagagctagggagacagagaatcgcaagcaggctccacgctgccagctcagagccccacacggggcttgaaaccaGAAACTGTAAGACcgtaatctgagccaaaatcaagagtgggatgctcaactgactgagtcacccaggctccccacggAAGCATTTTTAACATGCTTGGATAAGTAGTTTTACCATCGAGAGCCATTAGCCTCCTATATACACTGTCACTACCTCATAGAATAACTGATTCCTTAACAAACATATCTCCCAGCTTGTAGCAACAAACctgattttgtatttccctgtctTAGGCCCCATCCTGCTTCATAACCAGTATTTTTGGCACTCAGGTACAGCTCCAGTGAACTCTGTCAAGTTAATGAGTCCCCTGAGCACGGCAGTGTTTGTTTTGCTAAGAAAGCCTGTGGCTTGGGTCCTTTATCAAATATTCCATTAACTGAGAGTTAAGAGGAGCTCTTGGTACTTTAATATTTGGGTGTGGAAAAGTAACGCTATCTCTGGATTTCcccttttaatttgaaaattaccGTTATTTGGGGCACTGGGgcggctcactcggttaagcatccgacttgtcctggtctcactgttcgtgagttcgagccccacatcgggctctgcgctgacagctcagagcctgtttgggattctccctctctccctctctctctgcccctcccctgctctgtctctctctctctctctcaaaataaataaataaacgtaaaaaaattttaaaaagaaaagagaaaattactgTCATTTGATTGCTTCTTTGGTTTTAGTAATCCATAAGAAGAATCCTTTTATACGCTAAACCCCGGGGTCCACAGTCTTGTTCTTTGAGGGGGCAggtaggaaatattttaggcttcatgGGTCTCTGTCGGTTGCAGGTACCCAGCTCTGCCGTTGTAGCTCAGAAGTATTCACAAACAGTGTGTAAACAAATGGCCATAATTGTGTTCCAATCATAGCTTATCTGTGAGTGCTGCGATGTGAATTTCCTGTCATTTTCACGGGTCacagaataatcttttttaaaaaatgtctttaatgttaatttatttttgagagagagagagagagagagacacagaatgcgagcagaggagggacagagagagagggagacatagaatccgaagcaggctccatccaggctctgagctgtcagcacagagctcgacgcgcagctcaaactcacgagccatgagatcgtgacccgagccgaagttgaacgcttaacccactgagccacccgggtgccccggcATCTGGACGTTTCTGTGTGGGGCCATCTGTGTTCTTGGTCCTGCTCTCCTCATTTGTCCCCTTTACTATTGCTCGCTTCAAAAGCAAACTCTTCTCTCTGGTTCTTTCCTCCTAGTTCTTCCTCCCATGACCTGTCTGGCACGTGGGAGCACACGAATCTACAGCGTACCTCTGACCACTTTAGTTCCCTGGGGAGCGTCGACAGCCTGGACCACCCTTCCCAGCCCTACCCCTCCGGACGCCTCTCCGCCGCCAGGTCCAATGGCAGCATCGACCACCTGGGCGGCCCGAGCAAGCGGGACTCAGCTTACGGCTCATTCTCCACCAGCTCCAGCACGCCCGACCACACCTTGCCCAAGGCTGATGCGTCCTCTGCAGAGAACATCCTCCACAACGTGGGCCTGGAGGAGGCCTCCAGGCCGGGCGGCCGGCAGGGCCAGGCTGCCAGTGACCCCCAGGGCCTGGAGGACAGGCTCGGGTACTTGCCACCCCGGGCCCCCCGTGACGGCAGCAGAAGCCCCAGGCCAGAGGACAGTCCTGAGACCAAGCTGGCCACCCCTGGGAAATCAAATTTGGGACCGGTTTGGTATGTCCCCGATAAGAGAAAAgcaccttcctcccctcctccaccacctccCCCTCTCCGCAGTGACAGCTTCGCTGCCACCAAGAGCCACGAGAAGGCCCAGGGCCCTCCACTCTCAGACACCGCCAGTGTGCAGCACTTTCCAGGcccaccccaggcccagccccgCAGTGACTGGAGATCAGAGCCCACCAGTCAGCAGTGGAGGCCGGCACGGCCTGGCAATGGGAAGAGAGTCGGGAGCTCGGGCCCTGCGCCCCACGTCCCCCTGGACGGTGGGGTGCCGACCCCTGACCACAGGCCGGGCGGCCTCCCGGGGGCCCCTGGCCGGCTTCAGGCCTCCCTGTCCAGCACGGACGTGCGTTTCCCGCAGGCCTCCTTTGGCTGCCAGCACCCGCGCCAGTACAGTGACGAGAGTCCCTTCTGTCACGACGGCCCCAGGGCCGCCTCGTCGCTGAGGGAGCAGCACTGTGTGGCCGTCCCTGGTGGCTGCCAGGAGCCTTCTGCCCACCGTGTCCAGGAGGACGGCCCCGCTCGGCTCAGGTGGCCCGGTGCCACTGAGCAGAAGGGCGACAGCAGTGGGCAGAGCCGCTACTACTGTGTGACCAGCAGACAGTGCCCGCAGGCAAGCGCCCAGGCGGGACAGCCCCACGAGGAATATTGGCAGTCTGACAGGGCCGCAGAAGCCCACGAACTCCCCACTGAGCACCCGATGGGCCACGGGCCCTGGGGTCACATCCGCCAGCACGAGGAGGAGGCCCCGCACACCCGTGAGAGCGACCAGGCAGCCAAGGGCCACCCCATGGGAAGCGAGGAGCCACAGACAGCCGCCCACTGGGCAGGAGCCGCGGGGAAGGAAGCCGCCGACGGCTTCCTGTGGGCCGCGGGAGAAAGCAGCAAGATCTCCCCTCAGAAGACACCTATGCTGCACTCGCTGGCCCGGGAGGGGGCGCGCCCGCCCGACGACGGCCCGGGAGCTGGTGCCGAAAGGCCGCCCCCGTTCGATGGCCAGGTGGGCAGAGCCACCCGGAGAAGCGACCGCTTCGCCACCACCCTGAGGAACGAGGTCCAGATGCGCCGAGCCAACCTGCAGAAGAGCAGAAGCACGGTGGCGCTGGCTGGGGCCGACGAGGCGGCTCGGGAGGCCGGCGGCTGGCAGGTGGAGCCGGGAGGCGTCCCCGGCGCCTCCCCAGAAGGTTCCTTCCGGGGCACCTATAAAGACCACCTGAAGGAGGCCCAAGCCCGGGTCCTGAGGGCCACGTCCTTTAAGCGCCGCGACTTGGAGCCCAGCCCGGCCGATCGTCCCGCGGGGTCAGCAGAGCCGCGGACTGAGGAGCACAGCACACATCTGGATGCCGCCCCCCACTTCTGGGAGGGGGGCCTGCCCAAGCCGTCCCCGTCTGGAGGGGGCCTGCCGCACGTTCCCCGCATTGGGGGCCGGAAACGGTTCACGGTGCAACAGAAGCTGAAATCGTACTCCGAACCCGAGAAAATGAACGAGGTGGGGCTCACAGGGCCCGATCGCCCCCACCAGCACCCGGGTGCGTCCGAGGACACCGTGGGCACATTCGCCGACAGGTGCAAGTTTTTTGAGGAAAGCAGCAGACCCATTCACCAGAGACCTGGGCAGAGGCAAGCACTCTGTGGATTCCCGAAGGAGAAGCTGGAGAGGCCGCGGACAGCGGGCCACGGGTACGAGGGTGCAGAGCCTTCGTTCCAGAACAGGGCCCACACGACCTCCTTTGGAGAGAACCCCAGCAGTCACGGAAAAACGGCGAACATGGGAAAACCAGAACCACCTCAGAGACTTGGAACCTTTGCTGAGTATCAAGCCTCTTGGAGGGAACAGAGAAACGCTCTAGAAGCCAGGAGTTCTGGGCGGTATCACTCAGCGGATGACATCTTGGACGCAGGTCTGGATCAACACGAGAGGCCACAGTACGTTCATGGAAGGTCCCGTTCCTCACCATCCACAGACCCCTACAAACAGGTAAGGTTTGTGCCCCAACCAAGGAAGAGCTGCCCCGGGCTGCTGTCTTAAGGCACATGTAGGATGCCCTGAAAATACGATGGCCCAATGTCAGTGTCGCTTGTGTCCCGCCGTTTGGGCATCGTTTGTGTGCACCGGCTCTTCTCGTGTCAACTTGTGTGAAAGGTACCTGGGGACTAAACAGGTACATTCATGACAATTTAACTCCGTATCCGTGTGCCTGTCCTGAGTCCCCGGCCTCCCCATCGTCACTTGCTTCGGCTGTCTTTCCTCATAATTAGCTTGCCCCAACCTTAACACCACGTAAAGAATTTGGGGGGAAGCCTAGAAAATGGTCAGTTCTCTGAAATGAAAAGGGGTGAAGACAGTGTATGATACACGATAGCCACTCTTCAAATGCTGaggcctttaaaatttttaatatttgttccttgtagtattttttttcaaatatgtttgaaTTCCTCCAGAACAAATGTAATTAAACATGCAATGCATTAAACTGTTGCACTTTTTATAAGGtgagaattctttttattttttttattaaaaagagttttttaaagtttattttgagagagagagcgagtgaatgagcaggggaggggcggggggagaatcccaagcagactccatgctgtcagcacagagcccagtgcgggtcgcaggctcacaaactgtgagatcgtgaccccagctgaaaccaagagtcagacgctttaactgagccacccaggcgcttctatAAGGTAAGAGTCCTAATGCTGAAAGTTGACTTCAAGCTTTCtaggaaatttaaagaaaacattccaGTGTCATCtcgcctctttctctctctctctcaaaatataaataaacattaaaaaatttttttttaaaaaagaaccagtaGTAGGTTCAATACACAATATTCAGGGGGTGCCTAGccttagtcggttgagcgccttttttttttttttttaatgtttattcatttttgagagacacagtgcaagcgggggaggggagagagagagagacagacagaatctgaagccgggtccaagctgtcagcacagtctgacacggggctcgaactcaaggacggtgagaccatgacctgaggcaatgtcagacgcttaaccgactgaaccacccaggtgccccaagcgtctgtctcttgatttcagctcaggtcaccatctcacggtccatgggttcaagccctgtgtcaggctgtgtgctgtccatgcagagcctgcttcggatcctgtctccctctctctcagcccctccccagctcgctctctcgctctctctctctctctcaaaaataaataaatactaaaaaacaacAGTTTGGAGAGCGGAGCTTGTGAGCCCTGTGGCTGAGTGTCATTACAAGGCGGCAGGCTGCGTCCTCGCCTCCGCGGCACAGGCTCGCGGGGCAAACCCACAATGAGGGGGTTCATAATAATAGATGTCTTGAGGAAGGCAGCTTGATGATTCGGTGTCTCACTGTGCTGCTCTTGGCAGGAAGCTGCCATCGAACCACAACAGCAAGTGGGGGACGCTGGTGAGCACAGGCAACTTTCTGCCACCGTCCGGGCCGAGGAGGGACGCCCTAATCCGAGGTGGGTGAATTCTGGATTTGGGGTTGCTAAGAAGACATCTTGGAGGTGGCCTTCTCGATGGTGGGTGAATGCTTGGTTCACGTGATTGGGCCTCTGGTGGTTTTTTTGCCAAACCCAGCATGGCTGCTAACTGGATGCAGTTTCCAGCACCTCAGCGTCCCCGCTGCAGACGTGGTGCCGTTTGAGCAGAGCCTGTAGCCCTGCGCCGCCTCCAGCAGAAGCGTCTCAAGGGCGAAGATGTCTTCTGATGCCatcgtggcttttttttttttttttttttttttttggttcttaaaATGGCTGCTGT
The window above is part of the Panthera tigris isolate Pti1 chromosome X, P.tigris_Pti1_mat1.1, whole genome shotgun sequence genome. Proteins encoded here:
- the SHROOM2 gene encoding protein Shroom2 isoform X1, encoding MEGAEPRARPERLAEADARAADGGRLVEVQLSGGAPWGFTLKGGREHGEPLVITKIEEGSKAAAVDKLLAGDEIVGINDIGLSGFRQEAICLVKGSHKTLKLVVKRKNELSWRPHSWHATKFSDSHPDTSASPFPSASSCPSWHGRHHPSSSSHDLSGTWEHTNLQRTSDHFSSLGSVDSLDHPSQPYPSGRLSAARSNGSIDHLGGPSKRDSAYGSFSTSSSTPDHTLPKADASSAENILHNVGLEEASRPGGRQGQAASDPQGLEDRLGYLPPRAPRDGSRSPRPEDSPETKLATPGKSNLGPVWYVPDKRKAPSSPPPPPPPLRSDSFAATKSHEKAQGPPLSDTASVQHFPGPPQAQPRSDWRSEPTSQQWRPARPGNGKRVGSSGPAPHVPLDGGVPTPDHRPGGLPGAPGRLQASLSSTDVRFPQASFGCQHPRQYSDESPFCHDGPRAASSLREQHCVAVPGGCQEPSAHRVQEDGPARLRWPGATEQKGDSSGQSRYYCVTSRQCPQASAQAGQPHEEYWQSDRAAEAHELPTEHPMGHGPWGHIRQHEEEAPHTRESDQAAKGHPMGSEEPQTAAHWAGAAGKEAADGFLWAAGESSKISPQKTPMLHSLAREGARPPDDGPGAGAERPPPFDGQVGRATRRSDRFATTLRNEVQMRRANLQKSRSTVALAGADEAAREAGGWQVEPGGVPGASPEGSFRGTYKDHLKEAQARVLRATSFKRRDLEPSPADRPAGSAEPRTEEHSTHLDAAPHFWEGGLPKPSPSGGGLPHVPRIGGRKRFTVQQKLKSYSEPEKMNEVGLTGPDRPHQHPGASEDTVGTFADRCKFFEESSRPIHQRPGQRQALCGFPKEKLERPRTAGHGYEGAEPSFQNRAHTTSFGENPSSHGKTANMGKPEPPQRLGTFAEYQASWREQRNALEARSSGRYHSADDILDAGLDQHERPQYVHGRSRSSPSTDPYKQEAAIEPQQQVGDAGEHRQLSATVRAEEGRPNPRQADVRRPASGAAGQQDSRTPAQLGQPSPAWGAPEVPPEARGRAGTLPRDYRSSEGAPSAPHTRGQEPRPLSAAPVPKQPAPRRPPPPPPPKREPGQLGGLAGGTPSGPPPSPEAPDACAPRPALGQRPEDGERAGRHVDGHRAGPERQAPLPSSLRAPRPAAMETSRSPSPQFAPQKLTDRPPLLVQDESSTRIERVIDNNTTVKMVPIKIVHSESRPEKESRQGLARATELPTLPSGLEKDHIKTLSTSEQFYSRFCVYSRQGAEPPPQPPEAPAPTAKDSGASPSGLSYVKTKERTAEDLKSEELAREIVGKEKSLADILDPSVKIRTTMDLMEGIFPKDEHLLEEAQQRRKLLPKVPSPGTTDEKREEPSVPAAMSLATSSTYYSTSVPKAELLIKMKDLQEQQEPEEDSGSDLDHDLAVKKQELIESISRKLQVLREARESLLEDIRANSALGDEVDAIAKDVCKPNEFDKFRMFIGDLDKVVNLLLSLSGRLARVENALNNLDDTTSPGDRQSLLEKQRVLIQQHEDAKELKENLDRRERIVFDILASYLSEESLADCEHFVKMKSALIIEQRELEDKIHLGEEQLKCLFDSLQPERGK